In the Flavisolibacter tropicus genome, one interval contains:
- a CDS encoding peptidylprolyl isomerase, whose amino-acid sequence MSVIQQIRDKYARWAVVAIAVSLLGFIMMDAFSGRSGFGRNSTTIGKINGKKIDFLDFDRKVKSQEEMYKQQGYDMGEAGRQQVLESVWEGEISQQLMQDQFDELGMTIGKKELTDMLFGNNPPQDLKQRFTDPNTGVYNAAAAQQAINELRKSAKPEDKAQFNEYLGSLEFGRMVEKYTSLLTNSTYFPKWFVEKQNVDNSLLGSASFVTVPYASIVDSAVKVSDDDIKKYINEHKKDFEQKDETRSINYVVFSAAPTAADTAATLAQVEALKAQFASATDPGSFVTQQGSTIPYYDAYVGKSKIQVPNKDTIVALPKGAVYGPYQDASSFVVARMVDEKVMPDSAKVRHILVQTHNPQTGQVMLDDSTAKKRIDSIFLALKGGANFDTLVARFSDDAGSKENGGLYDYFPQGKMVKAFNDFAFEKPVGSREIVKTEFGYHLIEVLGQKGQEPHYKIAYLSKAIVPSSETDAAAANAANQFAGESTNLKAFNANYDKNLKAKGINKLVAQDIRPMDYQITGVGASRQMVKAIFEADKGDVIQPERIGDNYVVAVVTDVNEAGVQSVNHARATVEPILRNQKKAAQIKQRLGNVTTLETASTVLGQPIQNVDSLHFAGPNSALGFESKVIGAVFNAANKGKVVADAIEGQSGVFIVRVNNTATAPIGNANVDEQRRMMVMQARQAMMYRSPIEALKQNADIKDNRAKFY is encoded by the coding sequence TCTACTACTATTGGTAAGATCAATGGAAAAAAGATCGACTTCCTTGATTTTGACCGTAAAGTAAAGAGCCAGGAAGAAATGTATAAACAACAAGGGTACGATATGGGTGAAGCCGGTCGTCAGCAGGTGTTGGAAAGTGTTTGGGAAGGTGAAATTTCTCAGCAGTTGATGCAAGACCAATTTGATGAGCTGGGTATGACCATTGGTAAAAAAGAGTTGACCGACATGTTGTTTGGTAATAACCCACCCCAAGATCTGAAACAACGTTTTACAGATCCAAATACTGGTGTGTATAATGCTGCAGCCGCACAACAAGCTATTAATGAATTAAGAAAGAGTGCAAAGCCAGAAGACAAAGCCCAATTCAATGAATACCTGGGTAGTTTGGAATTTGGCCGTATGGTGGAGAAGTATACCTCTTTATTAACTAATAGTACCTACTTCCCTAAATGGTTTGTAGAAAAGCAAAATGTAGATAATAGTTTATTAGGTAGCGCTTCTTTTGTTACTGTTCCTTATGCTTCAATTGTTGATAGCGCTGTGAAAGTGAGTGATGATGATATTAAAAAATACATCAACGAGCATAAAAAGGATTTTGAACAAAAAGATGAAACTCGTTCTATTAATTATGTAGTGTTCAGTGCAGCACCTACTGCTGCTGATACAGCTGCTACATTAGCTCAAGTAGAAGCGTTGAAAGCACAATTTGCTTCAGCTACTGACCCTGGTTCATTTGTAACACAGCAAGGATCTACTATTCCTTATTATGATGCTTATGTTGGTAAGTCAAAAATTCAGGTACCTAATAAAGATACCATCGTTGCCCTGCCTAAAGGTGCTGTGTATGGGCCTTACCAGGATGCTTCCAGCTTTGTAGTGGCAAGAATGGTTGATGAAAAAGTAATGCCGGATTCAGCGAAAGTGCGTCACATTCTAGTTCAAACGCACAACCCTCAAACTGGCCAGGTAATGTTAGATGATAGCACAGCGAAAAAGCGTATTGACTCAATATTCCTAGCTCTTAAAGGTGGTGCCAATTTCGACACTTTGGTTGCACGTTTCTCAGATGACGCTGGCAGCAAAGAAAACGGTGGTCTTTACGATTACTTCCCACAGGGAAAAATGGTAAAAGCATTTAACGATTTTGCTTTTGAAAAGCCAGTAGGTTCTCGTGAAATAGTAAAAACAGAATTTGGTTATCACCTGATTGAAGTATTAGGGCAAAAAGGTCAGGAACCTCATTATAAAATTGCTTACCTGTCTAAAGCAATTGTTCCAAGTTCTGAAACAGATGCAGCTGCTGCCAATGCTGCTAACCAGTTTGCTGGTGAAAGCACAAACTTGAAAGCATTCAATGCTAATTATGATAAAAACCTGAAAGCAAAAGGTATCAATAAACTGGTAGCTCAGGATATCCGTCCAATGGATTATCAAATTACAGGTGTAGGTGCAAGCCGCCAAATGGTGAAGGCTATTTTTGAAGCTGACAAAGGTGATGTGATCCAGCCAGAGCGTATAGGTGATAATTATGTAGTAGCTGTAGTAACAGACGTAAACGAAGCAGGTGTACAAAGCGTAAACCATGCACGTGCCACTGTAGAACCTATTTTGCGCAATCAAAAGAAAGCAGCCCAGATCAAACAGCGCTTAGGCAATGTTACTACGCTGGAAACTGCTTCTACGGTATTGGGTCAACCAATCCAAAATGTTGATAGCTTACATTTTGCAGGACCAAACAGTGCACTGGGCTTTGAAAGCAAAGTAATTGGTGCCGTATTCAATGCAGCTAACAAGGGTAAAGTAGTAGCTGATGCTATTGAAGGTCAGTCAGGTGTGTTTATAGTACGTGTAAACAACACAGCTACTGCGCCAATTGGTAATGCTAACGTAGATGAGCAGCGCCGTATGATGGTGATGCAAGCACGTCAGGCAATGATGTACCGCTCGCCAATTGAAGCCTTGAAGCAAAATGCTGATATTAAAGACAACCGCGCTAAGTTTTATTAA